The Nitrospirota bacterium DNA segment GCCTGGTGCAGAGGAGAATGCGGAGTCGATTGCGCCGACAGGGGTGCTGTCGGATCTTGAGGTGCATGAACTGACAGAGGAGTTGACGAGTCGGTACGGGATCAAGTCGAGCGAGCGAGGCGTCGTGGTGACGCGCGTGAAGCCCGGCAGTACGGCAGAAGATATGGGCGTGCGTGAAGGCGACATGATTCTGGAGGTGAATCGAAAGGCTGTGACCTCGGTGAAGGTGTATGAGCGGGTCATGTCAGGCCTTTCCAAAGATCAAGCGGTCCTCTTATTAGTGAAGCGACAGGGCCGATCCCTTTATCTCACGCTTCGGCCCTAAGGACCGTTCCACCCTGCCTCGTGAGGGCAGGACATGTGCCGGGAGGTGAAGGTATGGTATCGCGAGCCATATTCGTCCTTCTCAGTGCCTTGGCCGGGATGGTGCTGTTCTTGAGAGCCGAGCCGGCCAATGCGTCCTATTGGTTGTACGGAGTCGGCATCGGGGCCCTCACGGGTGGGTTGATCGTCGCCGGAGAGTACGCGTTACGCAACTTATCATTCGGCATTATTGTGGGAGGAACAGGCGGCTTAGCCATCGGGCTGTTGCTCACCGGATTAGTCGAATGGGTCGGCGGTGAGATCTTCGATGTTCAAACCTTCCTGTTTCATATCGGCGGGCTGGTGTTTCTTCTCGGGCTGCCCTATTTAGGGCTCGTGCTTGGTGCGCGGTTCGGGAAGGAGAAGTTCCCGAGCTCGGAGCAGAAGTTCTTCGAATTATCTGGTTCGACCGTCTGCCCAAAAGTGCTGGATACCAGCGTGATTATCGATGGGCGGGCGGCGGACCTCTGTGAAACCGGATTTCTTGAAGGTACCTTTCTCGTGCCGCATTTCATCTTGGACGAACTCCAGCACATTGCCGACTCGTCCGATTCGCTGAAGCGTGCTCGAGGCCGGCGCGGCCTCGACATCCTCAACAAGATTCAAAAGATGGTCGGCGTCGATGTGCGGATCATCGACGAGGATTTTCCTCACATCAAAGAAGTCGATGCAAAGTTGGTCGTGCTGGCAAAAAAGATGAATGCGAAAATCATCACCAATGATTTGAACTTGAATAAAGTGGCCGAGCTGCAAGGGGTGCGGGTCCTGAACATCAACGAACTCTGCAACGCACTCCGTCCTGCCGTCTTGCCGGGAGAGACTATCCGGGTGTTTGTGTTGAAGGAAGGGAAGGAAGCCAACCAGGGTGTAGCCTATCTGGACGACGGGACGATGATCGTCGTCGATAATGCCCGGCGCTCGATTGGGCGGAATGTGGATGTCGTGGTGACCAGCGTGCTGCAAACGACCGCAGGACGCATGATCTTTACCCGCCTGAAGGAAGACACCGAGCGAGAGGAGTTACAAGTCGCTCGTGGCTAAACGCGTTGTGGCGGTCGTTCCTGCAGCCGGCAAAGGGCTGCGGATGGGTGGCGCCGTTCCCAAGCAGTTTCTTTCGTTGGGCGGTGAGCCCATTGTGGTGCATTCCCTTCGGGCGCTCCAAGCTGCTGCCTGCATCCACGACATTATTCTCGCCGTGCCGTCAGCCGATCTCGACTATTGCCGCAACGATCTCGTGGTCCGGTACGGATTCACAAAGGTCACCAAGATTGTACAGGGCGGCAAGGAGCGTCAGGACTCGGTTCGGCTTGGGCTGGATGAGGTGTCTGAGGAGACGGAGATCGTACTGGTCCATGATGCGGTTCGGCCGTTTGTGACGGTGGCGATGATCGAGGACGTTGTGGCGGCAGCCCGCCAACATGGGGGAGCTATCATTGCGCTCCCCATGCGGGATACGGTCAAGCAGGTCGGGCCCGGGCATCTCATCCAGCGGACGGTTGATCGGCAACCCCTCTGGTTGGCTCAGACGCCGCAGGCCTTTCGAATGGATTGGCTGCGAGAGGCACACCGAAAAGCCAAGGTGGAAGGGGTGCCAGCCACAGACGACGCATTTTTGTTCGAGTGGATGGGCCATCCGGTGGTGGTCGTCGAGGGGAGCGGAGAAAACATCAAAGTGACGCGGCCGGAAGACCTGGTGATTGGCGAAGCCATTCTCGCGTCCCGGGCTGCCGTGCGATCTGGAGGGCTGGCATGACGAAGATTCGTGTGGGGTGCGGGTACGATGTGCACCCGCTCGGTGCAGGGAGAAAATTAATCTTGGGCGGGGTCGAAGTCCCACATTCGAAAGGTTTGCTGGGACATTCCGATTCCGACGTGCTCGTGCATGCGGTCTGCGATGCCCTGCTCGGCGCGATGGGGGAAGGTGATCTGGGCCGGCATTACCCGAGTTCCGATCAGAAGTACAAGGGGATTTCTAGCCTGAAGCTGCTTGAAGATGTGATGGGGAAGCTGGCGAAGAAAGGGTATCGGGTCGTGAATGTCGATACGATCATTGTGGCACAGGCTCCCCGGTTGAGCGCGTTTCTGGCTGCCATGCAACAGCAGATTGCGCAGGTGATGGGGATTGAGCCTGATCTGGTGAATATCAAAGTGAAGAGCGGCGAGGGTCTCGATGCTGTCGGGCGCGAGGAGGGCATGCAGGCCCATGCGGTCTGTTTGATTGAGGCCTTGTGATCGTCGTAGGATAGACACACCATGCTGAAAGCCATTCGACAGGACCTTCAGGCCGTATTCGATCGGGACCCTGCGGCCACGAGCCGCCTTGAGGTCATTTTTACCTATGCCGGATTTCATGCCCTCCTCATCTTTCGTCTCGCGCATTGGTTGAAGTGTCACGGCGTGCCATTTGTTCCGCGAGCCTTGTCCCAGTTGGCGCGTTGGCTCACCGGCATTGAAATTCATCCTTCGGCCAAGATCGGTACTGGGTTTTTCATCGATCATGGGATGGGTGTCGTGATCGGCGAGACGGCTGAGGTTGGAGACTACGTGACCCTGTTTCAGGGCGTGACACTCGGTGGAACGGGCAAGGAGCGTGGGAAGCGACATCCGACAGTGGGGAATCATGTCGTCGTCGGAGCCGGGGCCAAGATTCTCGGTGGGATTACGATCGGCGACAATGTGAAGATCGGTGCCAACTCGGTTGTGCTGAAAAACGTCGCGGCGAACTCTACGGTTATTGGTGTACCGGCTCGCGTGATTAAAACGCAAGGCGAGCGGCTACCCGATGCCACCATGGACCACATCAACCTCCCTGACCCCGTCAGTGACCGGCTCTTAGCACTCGAACAGGAGCTGATCGACCTTCGCACGAAGTTAGAGAATCAAGAGTCCCCCCGCCTGTTCTAGCGGGATGCTGAAACAGTCCTCCAGCATCGTTCTCGCTTCGTTCAGACCCTCAACGTACCCCAAGGGTACGCCTCGGCCCTTCACTCGCTGCGGCCTTGCTGGACGAACTGTTTGAGCATCCCGAAAGCCAAATTCCCATCAAAATGAAATGTAGTACGCTTCGGTCAATCACTGAAGCGAGGCGTGTTGCTTTGCGAGTTGGTGCATGCGGAGGAACGGTGGCGCGGTCCAGGTGGACCGCGCCAGATAGTGAGATGACGAGTTAGTTCGACAGACAGGTACTCATGAATTTCTTTCGCTCTTCGCCCTTGAGGCTCTGCTCGCCCGCTTCTTTGTTGCAGGTCTTCATCTTATTCTGCTGAGTCCCACCTACCTTCTCCGCTTTTGCCGGTTTTGCCGAGAGGCATTCTTTCATAAACGCCTTCCGTTCATCGCCTTTCCCTTCACCCAATCCCTTCGCCGTCGCGTCTGCATTGCACGTCTTCATTTTGTTTTGCTGAGCCGGCGCCGCGAAAGCAAACGGCGCGATGCACAGTCCGGACACAAAGAAGGATACCACCGCGAGGCTGGATGTCTTCGTCATATGCATCTCCTTTGGTGAAAGTGGGGATGGGAAACGACCGCATCATAATAGCAAATATTCAGCGCACTGTCTTTGGGAATGTCGGGCAATTCACCTAGAGTCCACGCGCCGACTCAGCCCTATTACTCGTAATCCACGTGCATGAGACAGAGACCATGAGGTGGGGCAGTTCGGCCTGCGGCAGATCGATCTCTGGCCCTCAGGACCTCCGCGAGACTGTCGGCGGGCCGTTTACCCAGTCCCACGTCGACGACCGTTCCAACCATTGCGCGAACCATGTGCTTCAGAAACCGGTCGGCGTAGGCTTCAATCAGAATCTGGTCGCCATGGCGAATGACCGAAAGTTGTTGCAGATGGCAGATGGGGTTGGTGTTGTCCGTCAGGCTACCCTCGAAGGAGGAAAAGTCCTGTGTCCCGATCAGCGCGGTGGCAGCCTGCCGCATGGCTGCCTCATCCAGCGGGCGGTAGATATGCCAGACAAACGCACGGTCGATGGCAGGTTTGGCTGAACGGTGGAGGATACGATAGGTGTAAAGCTTACCGCGTGCGCTATGTTGTGCATGAAAGTGGTCGTCCATGAGGGCAGAGGCACGAACGGCAATGTCTTTCGGCAACACGGCATTGAGCGCCCGCATCCAGTTGGTTGCCGTCCATTCCAGCCCCGTACGAAAACTGGCGACCTGTCCGAGCGCATGGACGCCGGAGTCGGTGCGGCCTGCGCCGATCACGGAGACCGTGGCTTGACTAACTTGTTGGATGGCCTGCTCGATGGCCGCTTGGATCGTGGGTTGGTCTGGTTGGCGCTGCCACCCGGCGTAGCCGGTACCGTCGTATTCAAGGACTAACTTTACGGTAGGCATGGAGGTCGCAAGGAAGGCGGCGTGGAGATCATCGCTCGGACAGCTTTGCAGAGGTGAGGAACGATTTCACACTATCTTCCAGCGCTTCCGCGACGCGTGTGGTGAAGAGGTTGGTTCTGAGCAGCTCCTCTTCAGACGCATTTGAGATAAAGGCGATTTCTGCCAGGATGCTGGGCATGCTGGTGTAGCGGAGCACGTAGAATGGCGCTGTCTTCACGCCGTGGTCGACGAGGGGATAATGTCCGTTCAGATTCGTCACCATGGCTTCCTTGGCCATCCAGGCGAGTTCGAGGGACGCTTCGATCTTCTTCGCCGTCAAGAGATCGGCGACGAGATATTCCCATCCCACTCCGGTGCTGTTCAGCGGGGTGCCATTTTCACGGGCCGCGACTTCGAGCGCCCGTTGATCCTTGGCCTGCCCGAAGTGGTAGATCTCAATTCCCTTTACGGAGCGTTGAGGGTGCGAATTGACATGTATCGAGAGGAAGAGATCCGCATCCTGCCCATTGGCAAACTTTGCCCGGTCTTCCAATTCAATGAACTGGTCTCGCTCACGGGTCATGAGCACGCGGATACCTGCATGCTTGCTTAAGAGATCGCGCAGTTTGAGCCCGACTTTGAGTGTAATGTCTTTTTCTTCCGTCCCGCGCTGTCCATGGGCGCCAGGATCTTTCCCTCCATGGCCTGGATCGATCACGATGGTCTTAAAAGACTTGGCTCGTGGCTGAACCGGTTGAATGGGCACGGGAAGCGGAGGGGCCTGCTCTATCGGCGGTTCGGTCGCTTGAGTCGGCAGGGTTTCCCTGGGCGGCACGACATCGATGACAAGCCGTGGAGGATTGGCGAGCGTGGTCACGGTATAGCTGTGGAATAAACCGGCCGGGAGGGAGACTTCAACCGATCGTTGAGATGCTTGCGTGATGATAAATGGCTTTGCCAGCCTGCCGGTTGCAATCTTCGTCTTCGCTGAAGGACTCAACGTGGCGTTTGGAATCGTGATGGTCACGCCTTCAGCCTGGAGGAGGGGATGTTTGCTGGGACGAGCTTTCGCGTCGAGATCGAGGACAAGTCTGGTCAATCCCGGTGAGATGGCCGTTCGGA contains these protein-coding regions:
- a CDS encoding PsiF family protein, coding for MTKTSSLAVVSFFVSGLCIAPFAFAAPAQQNKMKTCNADATAKGLGEGKGDERKAFMKECLSAKPAKAEKVGGTQQNKMKTCNKEAGEQSLKGEERKKFMSTCLSN
- the truA gene encoding tRNA pseudouridine(38-40) synthase TruA — translated: MPTVKLVLEYDGTGYAGWQRQPDQPTIQAAIEQAIQQVSQATVSVIGAGRTDSGVHALGQVASFRTGLEWTATNWMRALNAVLPKDIAVRASALMDDHFHAQHSARGKLYTYRILHRSAKPAIDRAFVWHIYRPLDEAAMRQAATALIGTQDFSSFEGSLTDNTNPICHLQQLSVIRHGDQILIEAYADRFLKHMVRAMVGTVVDVGLGKRPADSLAEVLRARDRSAAGRTAPPHGLCLMHVDYE
- a CDS encoding N-acetylmuramoyl-L-alanine amidase — its product is MRSAPWRILTLIFLAGLFVLPSLAITLYQPGHAVAATSEAQHESPSKAKRTQSSQIRLAPRLPGLTTIRNLRTAISPGLTRLVLDLDAKARPSKHPLLQAEGVTITIPNATLSPSAKTKIATGRLAKPFIITQASQRSVEVSLPAGLFHSYTVTTLANPPRLVIDVVPPRETLPTQATEPPIEQAPPLPVPIQPVQPRAKSFKTIVIDPGHGGKDPGAHGQRGTEEKDITLKVGLKLRDLLSKHAGIRVLMTRERDQFIELEDRAKFANGQDADLFLSIHVNSHPQRSVKGIEIYHFGQAKDQRALEVAARENGTPLNSTGVGWEYLVADLLTAKKIEASLELAWMAKEAMVTNLNGHYPLVDHGVKTAPFYVLRYTSMPSILAEIAFISNASEEELLRTNLFTTRVAEALEDSVKSFLTSAKLSER
- the cysE gene encoding serine O-acetyltransferase encodes the protein MLKAIRQDLQAVFDRDPAATSRLEVIFTYAGFHALLIFRLAHWLKCHGVPFVPRALSQLARWLTGIEIHPSAKIGTGFFIDHGMGVVIGETAEVGDYVTLFQGVTLGGTGKERGKRHPTVGNHVVVGAGAKILGGITIGDNVKIGANSVVLKNVAANSTVIGVPARVIKTQGERLPDATMDHINLPDPVSDRLLALEQELIDLRTKLENQESPRLF
- a CDS encoding TRAM domain-containing protein — translated: MVSRAIFVLLSALAGMVLFLRAEPANASYWLYGVGIGALTGGLIVAGEYALRNLSFGIIVGGTGGLAIGLLLTGLVEWVGGEIFDVQTFLFHIGGLVFLLGLPYLGLVLGARFGKEKFPSSEQKFFELSGSTVCPKVLDTSVIIDGRAADLCETGFLEGTFLVPHFILDELQHIADSSDSLKRARGRRGLDILNKIQKMVGVDVRIIDEDFPHIKEVDAKLVVLAKKMNAKIITNDLNLNKVAELQGVRVLNINELCNALRPAVLPGETIRVFVLKEGKEANQGVAYLDDGTMIVVDNARRSIGRNVDVVVTSVLQTTAGRMIFTRLKEDTEREELQVARG
- the ispD gene encoding 2-C-methyl-D-erythritol 4-phosphate cytidylyltransferase, which codes for MAKRVVAVVPAAGKGLRMGGAVPKQFLSLGGEPIVVHSLRALQAAACIHDIILAVPSADLDYCRNDLVVRYGFTKVTKIVQGGKERQDSVRLGLDEVSEETEIVLVHDAVRPFVTVAMIEDVVAAARQHGGAIIALPMRDTVKQVGPGHLIQRTVDRQPLWLAQTPQAFRMDWLREAHRKAKVEGVPATDDAFLFEWMGHPVVVVEGSGENIKVTRPEDLVIGEAILASRAAVRSGGLA
- the ispF gene encoding 2-C-methyl-D-erythritol 2,4-cyclodiphosphate synthase → MTKIRVGCGYDVHPLGAGRKLILGGVEVPHSKGLLGHSDSDVLVHAVCDALLGAMGEGDLGRHYPSSDQKYKGISSLKLLEDVMGKLAKKGYRVVNVDTIIVAQAPRLSAFLAAMQQQIAQVMGIEPDLVNIKVKSGEGLDAVGREEGMQAHAVCLIEAL